The Tursiops truncatus isolate mTurTru1 chromosome 20, mTurTru1.mat.Y, whole genome shotgun sequence DNA window TTGGTTAGtggtctccctttttttttttttttttttttttgtggtacgcgggcctcatcactgctgtggcctgtcccgttgcggagcacaggctccggacgcgcaggctcagcagccatggctcacgggcctagccactccgcggcatgtgggatcttcccagaccggggcacgaacccgcgtcccctgcatcggcaggcggactctcaaccactgcgccaccaaggaagccccgagTGGTGTCCCTCTTAATAGGGACTCACTTATGGAGAAGTCAGTCAGTTTTAAGAATGAGGCAATGTCCATCCATTCCCAGAGGTAGTCAAAACTCCCCTGGGATCAAGTTACACCCCTGAACCACCGGAGTTTAAACTAGCTCCTTGTAGAACTGCCCTCACTGAGCTGTACTTTTGTGAAAGGTCTTGAGAGACATAGCTATGGTAGAAAATGCTTTTCAGTTCAAATAATGAGGATTGACTGTATACATTTCTCTGCCtgttgcttttctcatttaacaatGTGGTTTAAATCCCTCCATGTCAACTAGTGTAGCGCTAATTCATAAGATACTGTGGTATGCGTCAATCATAATTTAGTCATAAATGGTCATTTATCTTTCCGCTTTTTTTTGCTAATGCAAACAATGCTAATGTAAATATCTTTGTACTGATACCTTTATTTCAATGAGATACATTTTCAGGAGTAGGATTATTGGTTTgaaggaaagatatttttaattttaaattttgtcagaTTGCTATCTAAGAAGCTATTACAATTCATATTCTCTCCAGCATTGTATGACGATATCCATTTCCCCACATCACCTCTTGTAGTAGTTGTTagagatctttaaaattttagccagtctgatgtggtatcttattgttacttaaatttgcattttcctgactaCTAGTGAGTGTATCTCTTACATGTGAATTGGTTATTTGGGTTTGCTCTTTTGTGTAAtgcttatttatattatttgctCACTTTTCTATTGGGTGGTTAActctttcatcattttctatgtgtatattataaataGTCATCATTTGTCATGCTTTTTAGctagtttgtaattttcttttgatttttaccTTTAATCCAGGGGTTATCTAGGAGGGGTTCTTAATTTCCAAGTGCTTAAAAGCCATTTTGTGtcaccttttaaatttattttcttgcattATGATCAGACTGTAATCTGTTGTCTTTGTAGCCAAGTATAGGATGAATTTTTCTGAGTGTTCCATGAACATATGAAAAAAAGCATATTTACTATTCAAAGGATGTCACATTCTATTATATCCAACAACAGATAGTTAATTACTCTGTCCTTGCACTTTTTTTAGTCTGCCAGATCTGTTGAGTTCTGtgttgtccttgtctggttttggtatcaacaTAATTTtcgccttgtaaaatgagttaggaagtatttccttctctttctttaattttttggaagagcttgagacaaataggtattaaatcttctttgaattttGGTAAATTCAACCTGTGAAAtaatctggtcctggacttttgttttctgggaggttttattttttaattaattaattaattaattaattaattttggctgctgtgggtcttcattgctgcgtgccggctttctctagttgcgacgagcgggggctactcttggttgtggtgtgcaggcttctcattgcggtggcttctcgttgcggagcgtgggctctaggcacacgggcttcagtagttgtggcgcgcaggctcagtagttgtggctcgtgggctctagagcgcaggctgagtagttgtggcacacgggcttagttgctccgtggcacgtgggatcttcctggctcagggatcgaacccatgtgccttgtattggcaggcggattcttaaccactgtgccaccagggaagtccctcctttagCACTttgaaagaaaacttgaaaatttgaaataaaatacatgaaagtaCATAAAACATTGAGCCTAACAAATTTGTATAAAGCACACATCATTGTAACCTATACCCAAGGACATTGCTAGAATGTCAGAAGTTTTAGCTcaactttatgttttaaaatttcatccacTGCTGTAAATGAGAAATTTCATGTAAgtctaattctttttcttttttttttgtaaataattgGTCTTTATAATCTAAAGCTTCTAAAATAGTTTTGTTGTTCTGGTAGTTcagaaattttatcattttttgtcAGTCCTGCTTGGAACTTGGTGAGCCATTTTAATGTGCAAACTCAGATCTTTCTTTACCTTAGAGaaattttcttctaatacttGTTAATCAGTGCCCCACCTGTAcgtgttctcttttctccttgaacTTCTTTTATTCACATGTTAGGTTTGCTGGCTTTATCTTccagttctcttagcttttccctCAGATTtacctttctttgtatttttgtctttaagATATGTCTTCCACTTGATTGTCCAGGCCAGTAATTCTTGTCTTAACTCTGATCATCCTCTTTCAATGCATATtactaaaattttttgtttagaagtaatatttattatttccagaaagtctttgtgtgtgtgagttgtaCTCAGATCTtcttatgtatgcatatattttttggtgcaaattgttttctgtttcttccgtCAGCTGTATTTTGGTAGGACCTACCTTTCCTAACTGTCTTAGGATTTGTCCTTTCTCTGGCTACTGGATCCAcataagtacattcatattgtccTTTTTTTGTTCATTGAGTCTCAGGACCAGCAGCCCTGCAAGTGGTAGAAAGTGCAGTGGTCTCCATCCCTATGAACCAGCAATTGGGAGGTTGTCACTCCCTTTTCAAGGCACCAGGAAGAGTCTTTCTGCTCTTCATTCTCCTTTGCTACAAAGGCTAGAGCTCTTCAAATCCCAAGGATTGAATGGCTTCAACCCATGTGTTCAGGATACCCTCAGTTCTTGCGGTCAAGGAGACTAGGTCACTGGCACAGGTTGATGTTGCCCTTTCTTCCTACGGTACATGGATCTCTGTGGGCCAAGTGCTCTCTCACTCTAGTCCCCAATTTCTCATCTGTTCCAAAAGGACTAAAATCTTATACCAACTGTAGAACTTGAGCCAGGGATCCCTCCTACCCTAGAAGTGGGTTGGAGTTAGGATTGGAGAAGAGTGGGGTCACTTTCAAGCTACCATCTTCCCATGACATGGATAGATTATCTTAGCCTTGTTTATACTGTAACCTGGTTCACTTGGAAGGACCCAGAATGGCTTCCCAGCTTTTCTACTGGGTCTCTGTAGTAAGTAGCAAGGCTTAGCCAAGGTCTTACCTAAGTAAAGGTAATGAGAACTCTTTCCTTTTTTGAGTTCAGACAGTATCCTGCACCCATAACTGTATATTGGGAACCAGAACTGACAGTATTAGTCAactacttttgtttcctttggcagGAAGGCAGCAACAACTCATCTCCACTGGATCTTGTCAATGCTAAGAAGACAGACTCCCCTTCAGAACAGTTCAGCCATCCCTCAACATGTCTAGAAGCTTGTCAACATGAATCAGATGAGCAGCCCCTAAATCTGATTCCCCAAACCAATTCTACTCCCAGAACATCTGAGGAAGCAGTAGACCCCCTGGGCAACAATGTGGTTAAAACCATGGTCCTTGTGCCTTCTCCAGGGGGGCAGCAGCAAAACATTACAGTCGAGGCCCATCTAGATACCATGGCAGAGACACACAGCTTCTCTCTAGATGAGCCTTTGAGGACAGGAGATCTGCAGAGAAAGGGGGTGGCCCCCTGCATGGAAGACAACTTTTCAGAAATTGTTCCTGCTATGCCTGAGAAACCTACATTTCAGAATCCTCCATCCCATCTGTTGGAGTACCCACAAAATTCCTGTTCTGAGCAACAGCTACACTGCTCCAGGGAAAGCCTGAAGGACAGTAGGACTGAGGCTGTGCCTAAGGACCTAGTCCCTTCTGAAAGTAATGCCTTGTTGCCTTCCTCCCCGCTCTGGCTTTCCCCTTCAACTGTCTTAGCAGCAGACTTCCCTGTCAGCCTTGTGGACCCAGGGGAGGAAATTTTAGAGCACAGAAgtacagaggagagagaaatgaggtTTCCCACATTCCCTGAGGAGGCTGAATTGGGAGATCAAGCACTTGTCTCAAATATGGACGATATCCCATCCACAGACCTGACCCCAAATCCAGGAGAAATGGAATCCCAGGCAGCTCCAGGGCCAGCAGTAGAAGATGCTGGGAGCATTCCCGTCTCTGATATGGGGCCTTGGATGTCTCCCCTGGCCTGGTTGGAAAAAGGTGTAAATACCTCCGTCATGCTGGAAAATCTCCGCCAGagcttatctcttccctctgtgtttcGAGATGCTGCGATTGGCACTACCCCTTTCTCTACTTGCTCGGTGGGGACTTGGTTTACTCCCCCAGCACAGCAGGAAAGGAGTACAAACACATCCCAAATAGGCCTGGTGGGCACCAAGGACAGTACTTCTGAGACAGAGCACCTTCTATGGGGGTAAGTATCCCTGTATCTTTGTGCTCCTGGACCTGCCACTCccatccctttccctctcttctcctcatGTTCTTCTCTTCCTACTGCAGCCGTCCTCCAGATCTGACTGCCTTATCTCGacatgacctggaagataacCTGCTGAACTCTCTTGTCATTCTGGAGGTACTCTCCCGCCAGCTGCAGGACTGGAAGAGCCAGCTGACTGGCCCTCACCCAGAAGTTCAGGACAGCAGCACACAGACTGACACCTTTTCCAATGGGGTAAGAAGGTTCTTCCCAAAGTGTGGAGGATCCCAGTGGGCCCTCTTCCTTAGAATATGTATAAAAGCTGAGGATCTGGAAAATCCCTTAGAGCTGTTGGTACTCACTATACCCCTGGGGTACATCAAGACCTTCCAAGGGAATGCAAGCAAGGAAAGTTTTAAAGGAATCGGTTTCTAGATCTTCATCTTCCAAATGCACTCTttactaatttgttttctttcctacttCCCCATTCTCAGTTACCCTTGCCCAATTTACTAACTTTACTATAAAGAAGAGCATATTTACTACCTGTCCTGAATCTTACATTGTCAAGAGGCAGCATTCAaaggacaaataaaaaatatttgtgtacGTGCTGAGAAGGCAAATGACTGCAATGATTATGTAACATGTCATTTTTGTgtgctttcaacaaaattgaagGAAGACTCCAGTTATGTCAGTGGATGGAAGTTCACTGTGAGATTTTTGGCGTGTATCTCCAAAGGAGCTCCTAGAATTGGGTGACAtgcccttcttcccttctttcattcCTACTTATTCCCATTATTTATGTGAAGAAATTTTCtcacagaaatcttttttttttggctgcaccacatgacTTGTGGGATttcatttccccaaccagggatcgaacccaggcctttgtcagtgagagcatggagccctaaccacacGACCACCATGGAATTCCCTCACATAAATCTTGTATCTGTAAGAATGGAAAATAGGCATAAAATTCTTGCTGAACTACATCTTATTGTAGGAATTATAGTAATCACAGACACGTGAACTAATAAGGGGAGGGATGCTCCATCTATTTCATTAGTAGATGGATCTCCAGTAAAATTTTACTGGATATGtttatgattttaattaaaaattatattattacagTGATTAGTATACAACTGATGAAAATATTTCTCCATCCAAAAGAGAGTTTTCTCACTTAAAATcttatgtgggacttccctggtggcgcagtggttaagaatccacctgccaatgcaggggacacgggttcgatccctggtctggagagatcccacatgccatggagcaactaagcccgtgtgtcacaactactgagtctgtgctctagagcccacgagccacaactactgaagcccgcacgcctagagcccgtgctctgcaacaagagaagccactgcagtgaggagcctgtgcaccgcgacgaagagtagctcccatttgccacaactagagaaagtccgcgcacagcaacaaagacccaatgcaaccaaaaataaataaataaatttaaaatcttatggtcagaggaattaaaaatttttttaaatttatttaaatttagatgAACTTTTGTTGTCGTTGCAGAGATACTAATAGAGTTTAAAGTGTAAAAGTATGTTTTATTAGGATAAAATTCTGAGAGGAGTAAAAGTAGAGGTTCAAGGAGAAAAAGGGATGATATAAAATTTCTGTTAAAGAAGAACTtcgtgtattttttaaaaattaattaattaatttatttttggctgcgttgggtcttcgttgctgtgcaacgggctttctctagttccagtgagtgggggctactcttcgttgcggtgcgcttctcttgttgtggagcacgggctctaggcgtgtgggcttcagtagttgtggcacgtgggctcagtagttgtggctcgcgggctgtagagcacacgctcagtagctgtggcacatgggcttagttgctccgcagcatgtgggatcttcccggaccagggctcgaacccatgtcccctgcattggcaggtggattcttaaccactgtgccaccagggaagtcccctttgtgTATTTTCTAAAGGTATCAAATAGGTATTAAATCATTATggtttataaagcagaaacaaacacaccattgtaaagcaattatactccaataaagacgttaaaaaaatcattatggtGTATGTAACATTTATACCATTGGGTATATTTAAGACTGATGTAACAGTTTTATTTCAAACTGTCAATGTTTATAAGGTCGTGGAAATTACAGCCTTTGTAACGATTTAAACGTAAGGGTACTCCAGCTTTCAAAATTACTGTAGGAGATATGAGAGGAAAACAGTTTAAAGACCATTGTTCTAGAGGAGTCTTGCTGTGAGAGCACAGGCCGAGGAAGTAAGGGAATGTGTCAGGGAAGGAATTGAGGTCCTTAGTGTTGTGCCTGTTGAGGTAATAGGTGGCTGCTGCTAAGAAGAGATGgtctcgggaattccctggtggtccagtggttgggactccgcgctctcactgctgagagccggggttcaatccctggtcggggaactaagatcccagaagccgcgcagcgtggccaaaaaaaaccacgATGGTCTCTAAAACTCCAAAGACCTCCTTTGAGTTGAAAATATCCTCAAAATAATGACTTTACTTTTTGTCAAAATCCTGGAAGCCATAGGCTCATCAttcctgtattttcttatttttgtatcctttccTCTTGTCCTTGACCTTGTTCCCCATTCCTGAGTTGGCCTTGTACCCTCTTTCCTTGAAGCTTGCCAAATCCTTTTAGAGACCACTGGAGCAGAACCAAAGAGAGGAAATGACAGTGCCTTCAGCCATTCCCCATCACAGTGCCATGTCCTTGCCGCTTGGCTGCCTCATTCACGCTAATCTCATCACCTGCCTGACTGGCCACCCCTGAGCAGTATGTGTGCCCTGTTCCAGGGCTCCAGGGGTAACTCTGTGCCTTACTGCATGATGCAGTCGGGAACAATGTCTGCTTTGCTGGGGAGGGGAGCGATGAACTCCAAGAGTTCTGCGTCCTTATATCCAGGCTGCTGCAGCATCGTGACTCAGCACTGCTGCTCCAGCACTAGGCTTTTTCCTAGACGATGGCTGCCTTGCAGCAGTAATGAAGGTTCCCCACTTTTCTCTCAGAACTTCAAAGTTTCTCTACGGCTCTGCTGCCTTTGAAATCATACTTATCTACTCCACATAGCACACTAAGATTTTCGTCTGCCCCAAGATAATGAACAGACCATTAgagattaagaaaattaaaatgagtagtaaataaatatttgagaaggtTACCATTACtggtaatcagagaaatgcaaattgcaACATGAGATGCTATTTTCTTctgacaaaagagcaaagaataaaatagataatagtgGTAAGCATTGTCCTGTCGTCAGTAGGGCATAAATTggttcaatctttttttttttatgctttaaaacagttatatttaatattacatttaaaatttttttctcttgtttgaaCATTATGCCTTTAAACGGGTTCAGCCATTTTTGAAGGCAATTTCAACTGCTCAAAGCAGTTCAAACTTTTTGATCCAGTAACCCCACTTCTAGGGTTAAatcctaaggggaaaaaaaaattctgcataaagatgataacttaaaaaaaatgaaaaataatggtaCATCCATAAGATGGGATATCCtagttatttaaaagtatatttatgaagagttttttttttttttccagccatgcagtgtggcatgcaggatcttagttcccccaccagggatcaaacccatgccccctgcagtggaagtgtagagtcctaaccactggactgccaagagTTTTTAATAGTTTAATAAGTTTAATGTTCAtggtttttaaagaaaggaattcagaatccgcctgccaatgcagggagcatgcgttcgatccctggtctgggaagatcccacatgccgtggagcagccaaacctgtgcgccacaagtactgagcctgcgctctagagcctgcgagccacaactactgaagcccacgcacctagagccagtgctctactgcaatgagaagcctgtgcaccacgacgaagagtagctcccacttgctgcaactaaagaaagctcacacacagcaacgaagaccaaaccgtagccaaaaataaataaataaataagaccccACAAGCCCCATGGCCTAGCCAAAAAAAGATACCTAGAGAtcaacatacatacataaataaataaataaaaagaagaaaaaagaaaaaaaggagttcaGAGTTCATATAACCTCTAAGAGGCTTTGAGGTGAGGTAAAATATCAGCAGAGGTTAAAAATGAGTGATGCTCCACTTTGATAGGTCTCCCTAAAGCACACATCCCAGTCTCAGGCTCTCAGTGAGGAGACTAAATGTAAACTCAGGGCTAAATAACATGAGTATAATAAAATTAAGTAAGAAAAGCAGGGCcccacatttatttatatattataatcacAATTGTGGTTTTTCTTAAGCATTACTGTctttcatcaaatctaagataCTATCAATATTGAATGCATACCAATGTCAGTggtgttaaaatgtaaaaagacagGGACCTCCTTGGTAGTTCAGTGGCTcaaactctgtgcttccaatgcagggggcacgggtttgatccctggttggggaacaaagatcccacatgctgcgcagtgcgccaaaatagaaaacaattgtAAAAAGGCAATCATCttagaatttattaaatatagttctttctttttttttttttttttttcggtacgcgggcctctcactcttgtggcctcgcccaccgcggagcacaggctccagacatgcaggcccagcggccatggcccacaagCCCAGCCGCccagcggcacgtgggatcttcccagaccggggcacaaacccacgtcccctgcatcggcaggcggactcccaaccactgcgccaccagggaagccctaaatatagTTATTTCTTTGTAAATCAGTAGTCTACTACTTTTTTCTCCCCCTGACACCTGAGGGAGGTAACATACTCATCAGTTACAGCAAATCTCTATAGCAAGGAAATCTGGTGTGGAGGTATATTGAAATCTCTTGGGGTGGGTGCTGTACTgttggttgagaatcactgctctagggGTGAAATTGATAatgattctttttccattttattcactttcctatttccaaaattttacagtaaacacataatcagaaaaaaaagttattttaaaaagtaatttttctgcCTACCTCTGGATTTTTTCTGACTTGGCTTCATCAGGCTGTGAGCCTTGCTCCTGATTTTAATGGGAAAGGTTCCTGTATCTCGGTGGGAGGGGGAAAGAGCTGCTGGTGGTGCATGTTGCCTATGCAAGAGGGGCAACTCTGTTTCTCCAACTAGATGAGTAAGAAACCTCAGCATCTTCAGGAGAGCCAGGAGATTGGACAGGCTCTGCGGCAGGCCAGGAATGTCATGGTAAGTGTTGATTGACCTTACACCGTTGCTGGGTCTCCTGTGAAGATCAAGAATGGCGACTCCTGAGCAGTTAGCAGATGATGGATGGTACTCAGCCATGGTAGTGAAGGGAGGTTTCCTTTTGTTAAGAACATCTCTTCCTTATTGGGAGCGTGAAATTGGGGTTGGTGGCTTCCTCCTCAGTGTCCCAGCTTACTTCCTGCTTAATGACTTTATTTGATCTAGCCTAACCATCTCTCCCTCTACAGCAGTCATGGGCGCTGGTCTCTAAAGAGCTGATATCCTTGCTTCAACTATCTCTGCTGCACTTAGATGAAGATAAAACTGCTTTGAGTCAGGAGGTAAGCAGCATGCAGATGGAGGCAGAGGCCTTTGGTGGGATTGAAATTCAGCCAAataaagaaaccagacacagtATATGATTCTTATCTTATAGTCTTGGCGTACAGAAACCTTGGTGTCCCGCTGTTTTGAtgtgttgaagaaactgagggcaAGGCTCCAGAGCCTCAAAGCAGAAAGGGAGGAGGCAAAGCACAGAGAGGAAATGGCCCTCAGAGGCAAAGATGCGGTAAGGTGTCAGGCTTTTGTTCCTGGATGTAGGAGGTCTCTTCCTAAGGTTCCTGCAGGAACATAAATTGACTTGAGACACAGATGGGTGGCCTGAGAACTGCTTGCCCTGGGGAATAATGAACTAAACTGCTGGTGTGATGGATAGTTATGGCTTTTTGTGCTGTATCCTTCCTCTGCCCGCAATGTCCTCTCAACCTCTTCTCTAAACAGGCAGAGACAGTGCTAGAGGTTTTCTGTGCACACGCCAGCCAGCGCATCAGCCAGCTGGAACAGGACCTGGCATCCATGGGGGAATTCAGAGGCCTTTTGAAGGAAACCCAGACCCAACTGGTAATTGAAGGCATATTCTTTCCTGGGATCCATACTGACACACTGGGAGGATGGTCATGTACCCTTACTTCCCTGTATCCACAGGGAAAGTGCTCCCTCCATTGACAATCCTTCTCATGTAGGTCGGGCTTCATACTGAGCAAGAAGGGTTGGCTCAGCAGACAGCAAGTCTTACTTCAGCCTTGCAGCAGGACTGGATATCCATGCAACTGGATGTGAGTATTTGGGGCCATTATACTGCTCCTTTGCTCACAGCCAGCCCTGTTAGGAGTCTTGTCTCAAGGGTGCTCTTCTGACCTGCTTGCTTCCCCTGGTAGTATGTAACATGGACAGCTCTGCTGAGCCGGTTTCAGCAACTCACAGAGAAGTTTACAGCCAAGAGCCGGCAGACCCTGCAGGAACGTGATGCTGCAATTGAGGAAAAGCAGCAGGTACAAACCAGGAGTGGGGACTGCTTAGGCctcatttcctccttcttctctacAGAAGGCCTTTCTGATGAGTGGTGTCATTAGCCTCT harbors:
- the SPAG5 gene encoding sperm-associated antigen 5 isoform X1 — protein: MWRVKKLNLSVSPSPQPGKAAMRTPLRELILKPGALTNSGTGPPIAYSSTSSLCKLGLQEGSNNSSPLDLVNAKKTDSPSEQFSHPSTCLEACQHESDEQPLNLIPQTNSTPRTSEEAVDPLGNNVVKTMVLVPSPGGQQQNITVEAHLDTMAETHSFSLDEPLRTGDLQRKGVAPCMEDNFSEIVPAMPEKPTFQNPPSHLLEYPQNSCSEQQLHCSRESLKDSRTEAVPKDLVPSESNALLPSSPLWLSPSTVLAADFPVSLVDPGEEILEHRSTEEREMRFPTFPEEAELGDQALVSNMDDIPSTDLTPNPGEMESQAAPGPAVEDAGSIPVSDMGPWMSPLAWLEKGVNTSVMLENLRQSLSLPSVFRDAAIGTTPFSTCSVGTWFTPPAQQERSTNTSQIGLVGTKDSTSETEHLLWGRPPDLTALSRHDLEDNLLNSLVILEVLSRQLQDWKSQLTGPHPEVQDSSTQTDTFSNGMSKKPQHLQESQEIGQALRQARNVMQSWALVSKELISLLQLSLLHLDEDKTALSQESWRTETLVSRCFDVLKKLRARLQSLKAEREEAKHREEMALRGKDAAETVLEVFCAHASQRISQLEQDLASMGEFRGLLKETQTQLVGLHTEQEGLAQQTASLTSALQQDWISMQLDYVTWTALLSRFQQLTEKFTAKSRQTLQERDAAIEEKQQVSRELEQVSSQLEDCKSQLEQLELENSRLATDLRAQLQILASMESQLKELQSQHASCTQDLAMKDQLLCQLTQSSEEKAAQWQKEEMALKHMQAELQQQQAVLAKEVQDLKETLEFAEQENQVAHLELGQVECQLKTTLEILRERSLQCEDLKDTMENLKAKLASTMAEKQQQDLEKTRQYSQELRVLTEQLRSLTLFLQTKLKEKAEPETLPISTACAPSQEHPLPSDSTFLRSTLTAVADEEPESAPVPLLGSDKSAFTRVASTVSHQPTETPGIENSLAEMSTMTLELQSLCSLLQESKEEAVRTLQRKICDLQAQLQAQEEQHQEAQKAKEADIEKLNQALCLRYKNEKELQEVVQQQNEKILEQIDKSGELIRLREEVTQLTRSLRRAETETKVLQETLAGQLNPDSQPMATNWIQEKVWLSQEVDKLRVMFLEMKNEKAKLMVKFQSHRNILEENLRRSDKELKKLDDIVQHIYETLLSIPEVVRGCKELQGLLEFLS
- the SPAG5 gene encoding sperm-associated antigen 5 isoform X3, with amino-acid sequence MWRVKKLNLSVSPSPQPGKAAMRTPLRELILKPGALTNSGTGPPIAYSSTSSLCKLGLQEGSNNSSPLDLVNAKKTDSPSEQFSHPSTCLEACQHESDEQPLNLIPQTNSTPRTSEEAVDPLGNNVVKTMVLVPSPGGQQQNITVEAHLDTMAETHSFSLDEPLRTGDLQRKGVAPCMEDNFSEIVPAMPEKPTFQNPPSHLLEYPQNSCSEQQLHCSRESLKDSRTEAVPKDLVPSESNALLPSSPLWLSPSTVLAADFPVSLVDPGEEILEHRSTEEREMRFPTFPEEAELGDQALVSNMDDIPSTDLTPNPGEMESQAAPGPAVEDAGSIPVSDMGPWMSPLAWLEKGVNTSVMLENLRQSLSLPSVFRDAAIGTTPFSTCSVGTWFTPPAQQERSTNTSQIGLVGTKDSTSETEHLLWGRPPDLTALSRHDLEDNLLNSLVILEVLSRQLQDWKSQLTGPHPEVQDSSTQTDTFSNGMSKKPQHLQESQEIGQALRQARNVMQSWALVSKELISLLQLSLLHLDEDKTALSQESWRTETLVSRCFDVLKKLRARLQSLKAEREEAKHREEMALRGKDAAETVLEVFCAHASQRISQLEQDLASMGEFRGLLKETQTQLVGLHTEQEGLAQQTASLTSALQQDWISMQLDYVTWTALLSRFQQLTEKFTAKSRQTLQERDAAIEEKQQVSRELEQVSSQLEDCKSQLEQLELENSRLATDLRAQLQILASMESQLKELQSQHASCTQDLAMKDQLLCQLTQSSEEKAAQWQKEEMALKHMQAELQQQQAVLAKEVQDLKETLEFAEQENQVAHLELGQVECQLKTTLEILRERSLQCEDLKDTMENLKAKLASTMAEKQQQDLEKTRQYSQELRVLTEQLRSLTLFLQTKLKEKAEPETLPISTACAPSQEHPLPSDSTFLRSTLTAVADEEPESAPVPLLGSDKSAFTRVASTVSHQPTETPGIENSLAEMSTMTLELQSLCSLLQESKEEAVRTLQRKICDLQAQLQAQEEQHQEAQKAKEADIEKLNQALCLRYKNEKELQEVVQQQNEKILEQIDKSEA
- the SPAG5 gene encoding sperm-associated antigen 5 isoform X2, with protein sequence MWRVKKLNLSVSPSPQPGKAAMRTPLRELILKPGALTNSGTGPPIAYSSTSSLCKLGLQEGSNNSSPLDLVNAKKTDSPSEQFSHPSTCLEACQHESDEQPLNLIPQTNSTPRTSEEAVDPLGNNVVKTMVLVPSPGGQQQNITVEAHLDTMAETHSFSLDEPLRTGDLQRKGVAPCMEDNFSEIVPAMPEKPTFQNPPSHLLEYPQNSCSEQQLHCSRESLKDSRTEAVPKDLVPSESNALLPSSPLWLSPSTVLAADFPVSLVDPGEEILEHRSTEEREMRFPTFPEEAELGDQALVSNMDDIPSTDLTPNPGEMESQAAPGPAVEDAGSIPVSDMGPWMSPLAWLEKGVNTSVMLENLRQSLSLPSVFRDAAIGTTPFSTCSVGTWFTPPAQQERSTNTSQIGLVGTKDSTSETEHLLWGRPPDLTALSRHDLEDNLLNSLVILEVLSRQLQDWKSQLTGPHPEVQDSSTQTDTFSNGMSKKPQHLQESQEIGQALRQARNVMSWALVSKELISLLQLSLLHLDEDKTALSQESWRTETLVSRCFDVLKKLRARLQSLKAEREEAKHREEMALRGKDAAETVLEVFCAHASQRISQLEQDLASMGEFRGLLKETQTQLVGLHTEQEGLAQQTASLTSALQQDWISMQLDYVTWTALLSRFQQLTEKFTAKSRQTLQERDAAIEEKQQVSRELEQVSSQLEDCKSQLEQLELENSRLATDLRAQLQILASMESQLKELQSQHASCTQDLAMKDQLLCQLTQSSEEKAAQWQKEEMALKHMQAELQQQQAVLAKEVQDLKETLEFAEQENQVAHLELGQVECQLKTTLEILRERSLQCEDLKDTMENLKAKLASTMAEKQQQDLEKTRQYSQELRVLTEQLRSLTLFLQTKLKEKAEPETLPISTACAPSQEHPLPSDSTFLRSTLTAVADEEPESAPVPLLGSDKSAFTRVASTVSHQPTETPGIENSLAEMSTMTLELQSLCSLLQESKEEAVRTLQRKICDLQAQLQAQEEQHQEAQKAKEADIEKLNQALCLRYKNEKELQEVVQQQNEKILEQIDKSGELIRLREEVTQLTRSLRRAETETKVLQETLAGQLNPDSQPMATNWIQEKVWLSQEVDKLRVMFLEMKNEKAKLMVKFQSHRNILEENLRRSDKELKKLDDIVQHIYETLLSIPEVVRGCKELQGLLEFLS